The Aureimonas mangrovi genome contains the following window.
TTCGTCGCGCACGCCAAGGCCAGGCTTCCCGCCGGCATGAAGCTCGCGACCGTCGTCAACTTCCCCGATGGCGGCGAGGACATCGAGGCCGTGATCGCGGAAGCCAAGCAGGCCATCGCGGACGGGACCGACGAGATCGACTACGTCATCGCCTATCGCCGCATCGACGGCGATCCCGGCTACGCTGCCCGTCAGGTCGAGAAGCTCCGCGAGGCGATCGGTGGTGTGACGTTGAAAGCGATCCTGGAGACGGGCGAGTTGCACGACCCGGCGCTCATCGAAGTGGCGGCCGTCTCCGCGCTGCATGGCGGGGCGGACTTCCTGAAGACCTCGACCGGCAGGACCCAAACCAGTGCCACGCTGCCGGCCGCGCGCATCCTCCTGCGCTCGATCCTGCAGGATGAGAGCGGCCGCGCGCTCGGCTTCAAGCCGTCCGGAGGCATCCGAAGCTTCGAGGATGCGCGGGCCTATCGCGATCTCGCCGACGAGGTGATGGGCAAGGGCTGGGCGACGCCCGAGACCTTCCGCATCGGCGCCTCCGGCGTCCTCGCCGATCTTCTCGCCGTGGCGGATGGAAAACGTGCGCCGGGCGAGCGCCCGGCCGGCACCGGGAGCGCCTACTGATGGCGATGCTTCCGCAGGAATTCATCCGAGCCAAGCGCGACGGCAAGCCGCTTGACCCGGCCGAGATCGCTGCCTTCATCGGGGGCTTCGAGGGCGAGCGCGTGACGGAAGGCCAGGTCGCGGCTTTCGCGATGGCCGTCTTCTTCAACGGCCTTGCCCGTGACGAGACGGTGGCGTTGACGCTCGCCATGCGCGATTCCGGCGACGTTCTCGACTGGTCCGGTATCGGCCGGCCGATCGTCGACAAGCATTCCACCGGCGGCGTCGGCGACAACGTCTCGCTGATGCTCGCGCCGATCGTCGCGGCCTGCGGGGGCGCGGTGCCGATGATCTCCGGGCGTGGCCTCGGGCACACCGGCGGCACGCTCGACAAGATGGAATCGATCCCCGGCTATTCGGTCACGCCGGACAACGCGCTGTTCCGCAAGGTGACGGACGAGATCGGCTGCGCGATCATCGGCCAGACGGGGCGCCTCGCGCCCGCCGACAAGCGCTTCTACGGCATCCGGGACGTGACGGCGACGGTGGAGTCCATCCCGCTCATCACCGCCTCGATCCTGTCGAAGAAGCTCGCCGCCGGCCTTCAGGGCCTGGTCCTCGACGTCAAGTCCGGCTCGGGCGCCTTCATGGGTACGGAAGCCGAGGCGCGGGCGCTCGCCGAAAGCCTCGTCGCGGTCGCCAACGGCGCGGGTCTGAAGACCACCGCGCTTCTCACCGGCATGGACGAGGCGCTGGCGAGCGACGCCGGCAACGCGGTTGAGGTGCGCAACGCGGTTCGCTTCCTCACCGGCGAGCATCGCGATCCGCGGCTGCAGGCCGTCACACTGACGCTCGCGGGCGAGAT
Protein-coding sequences here:
- the deoC gene encoding deoxyribose-phosphate aldolase; this encodes MTDTNPAEEARALIACLDLTDLNDGSSEADVDALIERAQTPHGNVAAICIWPRFVAHAKARLPAGMKLATVVNFPDGGEDIEAVIAEAKQAIADGTDEIDYVIAYRRIDGDPGYAARQVEKLREAIGGVTLKAILETGELHDPALIEVAAVSALHGGADFLKTSTGRTQTSATLPAARILLRSILQDESGRALGFKPSGGIRSFEDARAYRDLADEVMGKGWATPETFRIGASGVLADLLAVADGKRAPGERPAGTGSAY
- the deoA gene encoding thymidine phosphorylase gives rise to the protein MLPQEFIRAKRDGKPLDPAEIAAFIGGFEGERVTEGQVAAFAMAVFFNGLARDETVALTLAMRDSGDVLDWSGIGRPIVDKHSTGGVGDNVSLMLAPIVAACGGAVPMISGRGLGHTGGTLDKMESIPGYSVTPDNALFRKVTDEIGCAIIGQTGRLAPADKRFYGIRDVTATVESIPLITASILSKKLAAGLQGLVLDVKSGSGAFMGTEAEARALAESLVAVANGAGLKTTALLTGMDEALASDAGNAVEVRNAVRFLTGEHRDPRLQAVTLTLAGEMLALVGLAESREEGLAKATTALSDGRAAEIFGRMVHALGGPSDFVEKMDAHLPKAELVRDIVADEGGVIAAVDTRALGLAVVALGGGRTRPQDPVDHAVGLTRIAGLGTELSKGDVICSVHARSDADFEKAEAFVRGAYRFGAAPTERPAVIARFEA